GAATACACCTCCGTCAATCCGTCCTACGGGCAGATGGCCGACGTGCGCCGATTCATCAAGGAAGCGCACCGTCGTGGTCTGAAGGTCATCACCGAGCTTGTGATCAACCACACCTCCGACCAGCACGCCTGGTTCCAGCGCGCTCGGCAGGCGAAGCGCGGATCGTGGCAGCGCGACTTCTACGTCTGGTCCGACGACGACAAGAAGTTCCCGGAGACCCGGATCATCTTCCTCGACACCGAGCGGTCGAACTGGACCTGGGACGAGGTCGCCCAGCAATATTACTGGCACCGTTTCTACAGCCACCAGCCCGACCTCAACTTCGACAATCCGCGCGTCCTGAAGGAGATCCTTAAAGTCCTGCGCTTCTGGCTGGATGTCGGCGTCGACGGCCTGCGGCTGGACGCCATCCCGTATCTCGTCGAGCGCGAGGGCACGATCAACGAGAACCTGGCCGAGACGCACGAGATTCTGAAGCAGATCCGGGCCGAGGTCGACAAGTACCCGGACAAGATGCTGCTCGCCGAGGCGAACCAGTGGCCCGAGGACGTCCTGCCCTATTTCGGCGAGGGCGACGAGTGCCACATGGCGTTCCACTTCCCCCTGATGCCGCGCATGTACATGGCGCTCGCCATGGAGGACCGGTATCCCATCAACGACATCCTGCGCCAGACGCCCAATCCGCCCGACAACTGCCAGTGGGCCATCTTCTTGCGCAACCACGACGAGCTGACGCTCGAGATGGTGACCAGCAAGGAGCGCGACTATCTCTGGGAGACCTACGCCCGCGACCGGCGCATGCGCATCAATCTCGGCATCCGTCGCCGTCTCGCGCCGTTGCTGGACGGCGACCGGCGCAAGATCGAGCTTCTGCACGGCCTCCTGTTCTCGATGCCCGGCACGCCCGTCCTCTATTACGGCGACGAGCTCGGCATGGGCGACAACATCTTCCTGGGCGACCGGGACGGCGTGCGCACGCCGATGCAGTGGTCGCCCGACCGCAATGGCGGCTTCTCGCGCGCCGATCCGCCGCAGCTCTATTTGCCGGCGATCATGGACGCGCTCTACGGCTTCGACGCGATCAATGTCGAGCGGCAGAGCCGGGACTCTTCGTCCCTGCTCAACTGGATGCGCCGGCTGATCGCGGTGCGCCAGACCTCGCAGGCCTTCGGCCGGGGAACCTTCACGATCCTGGCCCCCGAGAACCGCAAGATCCTTGCCTATCTCCGCGAACATGACGGGGAAACGGTTCTGTGCGTCGCCAATCTCGGCCGCGCCGCCCAGGCCGTCGAGCTCGATCTCTCGGCGTACAAGGGCAAGGTGCCGGTCGAGCTGGTAGGCCGCTCGCGCTTTCCGCCGATCGGCGATCTCACCTACCTCCTGACCTTGCCGGGCTATGCCTTCTACTGGTTCGTGCTGGCCGATATCGAGACGGCGCCGGGCTGGCGCGACTCGACGCCGGAGCCCTTGCCGGAATTCGTGACGCTGGTCACCCCGAAAGGCCTGCAGAGCCTGGGAAGCGGCCGCGCGCTCACCTCGTTGGAGCAGGATGTCCTGCCCCTGCATCTGCCGAAGCAGCGGTGGTTCCCCCTGAAGGACGTCGGGCGGGTCACGTACAAGGGCGGGGCGTGGTCGCTGATCCCGGCCGAGAGCGGCAATTTCGTTCTCGCCGAGATCGACGCGACGCCGCGCGCGGGCGGGGACACCAAGCGTTTGTGCATGCCGCTTGCCCTGACCTTCGACGACCATGCGCTCGAGCCCGGCTCGCCGGTGCTGCCCTTCGCGCTCGCCCAGGTGCGTCAGGGGCCCAAGGTCGGCGCGATGTACGACGCGACGGTCGCTCCCGATTTCGGGCGGGCCATCGTCGCCGCCCTGCGCAGCAACGCGGAGTTGCGCGCTTCCGATGGCGTCCTGCTGCCGCGGCCCACGTCGGCGCTCGACGCCGTCGCCGATGACGACCTCACGGAGGTTCGGCGGCTGACAGCGGAGCAGAGCAACACCTCGTTGATGCTGGGCGAATCGGCGATCCTCAAGATCTATCGCCAGCCGCAGGCGGGCATCCATCCGGAGGTCGAGATCGGCCGCTTCCTCACGGAAGTCGCAGGCTTCGCCCATACACCGCCCTTGCTCGGCTCGTTCGAGCGCGTCGGCGCGGATGGCGTGCCGATCGCGCTCGTCGCCATGCACGGCTTCGTGCGTAACCAGGGCGACGGCTGGAAACGCCTGGTCGACATCATCGAGCGCGAGTTCGACGACATCGTCATGGGCGTCGACCCGGACATGACCGCCGAGGAGCGGCACGGCATCAATCTCGCGCTGGTGCGGACCCTCGGCGAGCGCACGGCCGAGATGCACCGGGCGTTCGCGACGCCGACCGACGACCAGGCCTTCGCCGCGGAGCCGGTCGGCAAGGCGGACGTCGATGCGTGGTCGAAGGCCGCGAAGCGTCAGGTCGAAGCCGGCTACGCCTCGCTCAAGCGTGCCATGGCCAATCTCGACGAGACCACGTCGGCGCTCGCCCAGGCCGTGTTCGACCGGCAGAAGGAGGTGACCGCGCGCCTGAACGCGGCCGCCAAGGCGTCGCCGGGCGGCGTCAAGGTGCGTGTCCACGGTGACTATCATCTGGGGCAGGTCCTGGTCACCGGCAACGACTTCACCATCATCGACTTCGAGGGCGAGCCGGCGGCCTCGCTCGATCAGCGCCGCAGCAAGACGTCCGTCGCCCGGGACGTCGCCGGCATGGTGCGCTCGCTGGACTACGCCGCGACGGCGGCGCGGCTCAACATCGCCGCGATCGACCAGGGCCGTTCGGATGCGGCCATCCCCCATGCGGCGGTCTGGCGCGACATGGCGACGGGACTGTTCCTCGAAGGCTACCTCGAGACGATCGGCGACAGCCCGGTCTGGCCCGAGGACAAGGCCGCCGCCGACGCCTTGCTCGACATGTTCACGCTCGAGAAGGCGTTCTACGAGGTCAGCTACGAGGCGGCGAACCGTCCGGGCTGGTTGAGCGTTCCGCTCCAGGGTGTGCTCAGCCTGCTCGACGGTACCGCAGGCGCGACCTCGGGTCCGCCGTGAGCGTCACACCGTTGATTGCCCTTCTTGTTTGGAAGCATTGATGACCGACAGCATCGCCCGTATCGCGCTCGCGCCCAGAGCCGCCGTCGATGCGCTGGCGCGTGGCGCCAACACCGATCCGTTCGGTCTGCTCGGCCCCCACAAGAGCGACGAGGGCTGGATCGTGCGGGTCTTCCATGCCGAGGCCCAGGCCGTCACACTTGTCGACGCCTCCGGTGCCGTGCTTGCCGAGGCGGAGAAGGTTCACCCGGACGGCCTGTTCGCCGCGCTCCTGCCGAAGGGGGAATACCCGCCCACCTATCGCGTGCGGGTGAAGGCGTTCTGGGGCGAGGCGACCAACGACGATCCGTACCGCTTCTCGCCCTTGCTGGGCGAGATCGACTCGCACCTCATCGCCGAAGGCAAGCACGAGCGCCTGTGGGAGGTGCTG
Above is a genomic segment from Geminicoccaceae bacterium SCSIO 64248 containing:
- the treS gene encoding maltose alpha-D-glucosyltransferase; this encodes MTDHDVSAWYKDAIIYQLHVKAFFDSNDDGIGDFAGLMQRLDYIQSLGVTAVWLLPFYPSPLRDDGYDIQEYTSVNPSYGQMADVRRFIKEAHRRGLKVITELVINHTSDQHAWFQRARQAKRGSWQRDFYVWSDDDKKFPETRIIFLDTERSNWTWDEVAQQYYWHRFYSHQPDLNFDNPRVLKEILKVLRFWLDVGVDGLRLDAIPYLVEREGTINENLAETHEILKQIRAEVDKYPDKMLLAEANQWPEDVLPYFGEGDECHMAFHFPLMPRMYMALAMEDRYPINDILRQTPNPPDNCQWAIFLRNHDELTLEMVTSKERDYLWETYARDRRMRINLGIRRRLAPLLDGDRRKIELLHGLLFSMPGTPVLYYGDELGMGDNIFLGDRDGVRTPMQWSPDRNGGFSRADPPQLYLPAIMDALYGFDAINVERQSRDSSSLLNWMRRLIAVRQTSQAFGRGTFTILAPENRKILAYLREHDGETVLCVANLGRAAQAVELDLSAYKGKVPVELVGRSRFPPIGDLTYLLTLPGYAFYWFVLADIETAPGWRDSTPEPLPEFVTLVTPKGLQSLGSGRALTSLEQDVLPLHLPKQRWFPLKDVGRVTYKGGAWSLIPAESGNFVLAEIDATPRAGGDTKRLCMPLALTFDDHALEPGSPVLPFALAQVRQGPKVGAMYDATVAPDFGRAIVAALRSNAELRASDGVLLPRPTSALDAVADDDLTEVRRLTAEQSNTSLMLGESAILKIYRQPQAGIHPEVEIGRFLTEVAGFAHTPPLLGSFERVGADGVPIALVAMHGFVRNQGDGWKRLVDIIEREFDDIVMGVDPDMTAEERHGINLALVRTLGERTAEMHRAFATPTDDQAFAAEPVGKADVDAWSKAAKRQVEAGYASLKRAMANLDETTSALAQAVFDRQKEVTARLNAAAKASPGGVKVRVHGDYHLGQVLVTGNDFTIIDFEGEPAASLDQRRSKTSVARDVAGMVRSLDYAATAARLNIAAIDQGRSDAAIPHAAVWRDMATGLFLEGYLETIGDSPVWPEDKAAADALLDMFTLEKAFYEVSYEAANRPGWLSVPLQGVLSLLDGTAGATSGPP